A window of the Streptobacillus felis genome harbors these coding sequences:
- the pflB gene encoding formate C-acetyltransferase, with protein MEAWRGFKEGNWMKEINISEFIQLNYTEYTGDDSFLEGPTEATTELWNKLKPKLAIEREKGIYNAETKIPSQIDAYGPGYIDKDLEKIVGVQTDEPLKRAIFPNGGLRMVENSLESFGYKLDPATKEIYAKYRKTHNDGVFSAYTDAIRKARKTGVVTGLPDAYGRGRIIGDYRRVALYGVDFLIEERTKDWNNLTPAEMTEEVIRQREEIFEQVKSLKALKRMAESYGYDISKPATTAQEAIQWTYFAYLAATKDQNGAAMSIGRTSTFLDIFIERDLREGRITEKEAQEMIDHFVMKLRIIRFLRTPEYDALFSGDPVWVTESIGGMTVDGSKSLVTKNSFRILNTLYNLGPAPEPNLTVLWAQDLPLNWKKFCARVSIDTSSLQYENDDLMKPSFGDDYGIACCVSPMTIGRQMQFFGARVNLPKALLYAINGGKDEKQKLQVTPEGMFEPIKGDYLVFDEVWEKYDKVLDWLAQTYVQALNIIHYMHDKYSYESFEMALHDKNIKRTQAFGIAGLSIVADSLAAIKNGKVRIIRDEEGDAVDYVNEGDDYVPFGNNDDSTDDFAVEITKIFMNKIRKHKMYRDAIPTQSVLTITSNVVYGKKTGNTPDGRRSGAPFGPGANPMHGRDVNGAVASLASVAKIPFEHANDGISYTFAITPETLGKEDDEMRTNLVGLLDGYFAQTGQHLNVNVFGRDLLEDAMEHPEKYPQLTIRVSGYAVNFVKLTKEQQLDVISRTISTKI; from the coding sequence TCATCCAATTAAATTACACTGAGTATACTGGCGATGACAGTTTCTTAGAAGGGCCGACTGAGGCTACAACAGAATTATGGAACAAATTAAAACCAAAATTAGCAATTGAAAGAGAAAAAGGTATTTATAATGCTGAAACTAAAATACCATCTCAAATAGATGCATATGGACCTGGTTATATTGACAAAGATTTAGAAAAAATCGTTGGGGTTCAAACTGATGAACCATTAAAAAGAGCTATCTTCCCTAACGGAGGATTAAGAATGGTTGAGAATTCATTAGAATCTTTTGGATATAAATTAGATCCAGCTACTAAAGAGATCTATGCTAAATATAGAAAAACTCATAATGATGGAGTTTTCTCAGCTTATACAGATGCTATTAGAAAAGCAAGAAAAACTGGAGTAGTTACAGGATTACCTGATGCTTACGGAAGAGGACGTATAATAGGAGATTACAGAAGGGTTGCTTTATATGGAGTAGACTTCTTAATTGAAGAAAGAACAAAAGATTGGAACAACTTAACTCCAGCAGAAATGACTGAAGAAGTTATTAGACAAAGAGAAGAAATTTTCGAACAAGTTAAATCACTTAAAGCATTAAAGAGAATGGCAGAAAGCTATGGTTATGATATTTCTAAACCAGCTACAACAGCTCAAGAAGCTATTCAATGGACATACTTTGCATACTTAGCAGCAACTAAAGATCAAAATGGAGCTGCAATGAGTATAGGAAGAACTTCTACTTTCTTAGATATCTTTATTGAAAGAGACTTAAGAGAAGGAAGAATCACAGAAAAAGAAGCACAAGAAATGATAGATCATTTCGTTATGAAATTAAGAATAATTAGATTCTTAAGAACACCTGAATATGATGCATTATTCTCTGGAGATCCAGTATGGGTAACTGAATCAATAGGTGGTATGACAGTTGATGGTTCTAAATCATTAGTAACTAAAAACTCATTCAGAATTTTAAATACATTATATAACTTAGGACCTGCACCAGAACCAAACTTAACAGTATTATGGGCACAAGACTTACCATTAAACTGGAAAAAATTCTGTGCTAGAGTATCTATAGATACATCTTCATTACAATATGAAAATGATGATTTAATGAAACCATCATTTGGAGATGACTACGGTATAGCATGTTGTGTTTCTCCTATGACTATAGGAAGACAAATGCAATTCTTTGGAGCGAGAGTAAACTTACCTAAAGCTTTATTATATGCTATTAACGGTGGTAAAGATGAAAAACAAAAATTACAAGTAACTCCTGAAGGAATGTTTGAACCAATTAAAGGTGATTACTTAGTATTTGATGAAGTTTGGGAAAAATATGATAAAGTATTAGATTGGTTAGCTCAAACTTACGTACAAGCATTAAACATTATTCACTATATGCATGATAAATATTCTTATGAATCATTTGAAATGGCATTACATGATAAAAACATTAAAAGAACTCAAGCATTTGGTATAGCTGGATTATCTATAGTAGCAGATTCATTAGCAGCTATTAAAAATGGTAAAGTAAGAATTATAAGAGACGAAGAAGGAGATGCAGTTGACTATGTTAACGAAGGTGACGATTATGTACCATTCGGAAACAATGATGATTCAACAGATGACTTCGCAGTAGAAATCACTAAGATATTCATGAACAAAATTAGAAAACACAAAATGTATAGAGATGCAATACCTACTCAATCAGTATTAACTATTACATCTAACGTAGTATACGGTAAGAAAACTGGAAACACACCTGATGGAAGAAGATCAGGAGCACCATTTGGTCCAGGAGCTAACCCTATGCACGGAAGAGATGTTAATGGAGCAGTTGCTTCACTTGCATCAGTAGCTAAGATACCATTTGAACATGCAAATGATGGAATTTCTTACACATTCGCTATTACACCTGAAACTTTAGGTAAAGAAGATGACGAAATGAGAACTAACTTAGTAGGATTATTAGATGGATACTTTGCACAAACTGGTCAACACTTAAACGTTAACGTATTTGGTAGAGACTTATTAGAAGATGCTATGGAACATCCTGAAAAATATCCACAATTAACTATAAGAGTTTCTGGATATGCAGTTAACTTCGTTAAATTAACTAAAGAACAACAATTAGATGTTATAAGCAGAACTATATCTACTAAGATATAA